One window from the genome of Paraconexibacter algicola encodes:
- a CDS encoding HAD-IB family hydrolase, whose protein sequence is MTTPLERRLAAIAAAPDGPQVGAFFDYDGTVITGYSAQTFYKHRILTGDLGPIELARTALMSAQGIESAEEFAAFLELSLGAWKGRPLPEIEALGDRLFKHEIAGRLHTEVWEIVRAHKAKGHTLALASSATRFQVDPMARELDVDHVLCTPVEVVDGIITGRTSGPPLWADGKARAVRELAAQEDLDLDASFAYSNGGEDIEFLQTCGNPVAVSPHKVLRAHAELEGWPILDCVPRGGTLPSVGELVRTAGFYGAFATAFGAGLGLAALNRKRDTLLDITGGVGSDLGLSIAGIDVDVVRGHEHLWSARPCVFVFNHQSKLDPILVMKLLRGGFTGVAKKEAKNVPGFGQLFQLAGVAFVERGNTEQAKAAMQPAVDKVREEGVSLVIAPEGTRSATPRLGRFKKGPFHIAMQAEVPMVPIVIRNAGEVMWRGAQMLRPGTVEIVVLPPVDTSTWAVETIDDHVEEVRGMFVETLEDWPRNGLLELDR, encoded by the coding sequence ATGACGACGCCGCTTGAGCGCCGCCTGGCCGCGATCGCCGCGGCGCCGGACGGGCCGCAGGTCGGTGCGTTCTTCGACTACGACGGCACCGTCATCACCGGCTACAGCGCCCAGACGTTCTACAAGCACCGCATCCTCACCGGCGACCTCGGCCCGATCGAGCTCGCGCGGACCGCGCTGATGAGCGCGCAGGGGATCGAGTCCGCGGAGGAGTTCGCCGCGTTCCTGGAGCTGTCGCTCGGCGCCTGGAAGGGCCGGCCGCTACCGGAGATCGAGGCGCTCGGCGACCGCCTGTTCAAGCACGAGATCGCCGGCCGGCTGCACACGGAGGTCTGGGAGATCGTCCGCGCCCACAAGGCCAAGGGCCACACGCTCGCGCTCGCGTCGAGCGCCACGCGCTTCCAGGTCGACCCGATGGCCCGCGAGCTCGACGTCGACCACGTGCTCTGCACGCCGGTCGAGGTCGTCGACGGGATCATCACCGGCCGCACCTCCGGGCCGCCGCTGTGGGCGGACGGCAAGGCGCGCGCGGTCCGCGAGCTCGCCGCGCAGGAGGACCTCGACCTCGACGCGTCGTTCGCGTACTCCAACGGCGGCGAGGACATCGAGTTCCTGCAGACCTGCGGGAACCCGGTCGCCGTCTCCCCCCACAAGGTGCTGCGCGCGCACGCGGAGCTCGAGGGCTGGCCGATCCTCGACTGCGTCCCGCGGGGCGGCACGCTGCCGAGCGTCGGCGAGCTCGTCCGCACCGCCGGGTTCTACGGCGCGTTCGCGACCGCGTTCGGCGCCGGCCTCGGCCTCGCGGCCTTGAACCGCAAGCGCGACACGCTGCTCGACATCACCGGCGGGGTCGGGTCCGACCTGGGCCTGTCGATCGCCGGGATCGACGTCGACGTCGTGCGCGGCCACGAGCACCTGTGGAGCGCGCGGCCGTGCGTGTTCGTCTTCAACCACCAGAGCAAGCTCGACCCGATCCTCGTGATGAAGCTCCTGCGCGGCGGCTTCACCGGCGTCGCGAAGAAGGAGGCGAAGAACGTCCCCGGCTTCGGGCAGCTGTTCCAGCTCGCCGGCGTCGCGTTCGTCGAGCGTGGCAACACCGAGCAGGCGAAGGCCGCGATGCAGCCGGCGGTCGACAAGGTCCGCGAGGAGGGCGTCTCGCTCGTCATCGCGCCCGAGGGGACGCGCTCGGCGACCCCGCGGCTGGGCCGCTTCAAGAAGGGCCCGTTCCACATCGCCATGCAGGCCGAGGTGCCGATGGTGCCGATCGTCATCCGCAACGCCGGCGAGGTGATGTGGCGCGGCGCGCAGATGCTGCGCCCCGGCACCGTGGAGATCGTGGTCCTGCCCCCGGTCGACACGTCCACCTGGGCGGTCGAGACGATCGACGACCACGTCGAGGAGGTGCGCGGCATGTTCGTCGAGACGCTCGAGGACTGGCCGCGCAACGGCCTGCTGGAGCTGGACCGATGA
- a CDS encoding alpha/beta fold hydrolase: MSTTSSTLEIAGRAGRLHVHHWPCENARYVLLLSHGYGEHAGRYEHVAQALVAHGADVYAPDHHGHGLSEGDRALLTDFDAVQVADLDAVADLAVAANPGLPLVLLGHSMGGLIATRYAQLHGERLRGLILSGPALGAENPMFGLLELDPIPDVPLDPAVLSRDPAVGEAYAADTLVYHGPFQRPTLEAFLASAKAIEAGPGFGDLPLLYVHGTEDQLVPYPLARAVVERLQGPDSEHHAYEGAMHEVLNETNKDEVIAAVTAFVDRVL; this comes from the coding sequence ATGAGCACGACCTCCTCCACCCTCGAGATCGCCGGCCGCGCGGGCCGGCTGCACGTGCACCACTGGCCGTGCGAGAACGCCCGCTACGTCCTGCTGCTGTCGCACGGCTACGGCGAGCACGCCGGCCGCTACGAACACGTCGCGCAGGCGCTCGTGGCGCACGGGGCCGACGTGTACGCCCCCGACCATCACGGTCACGGGCTCAGCGAGGGCGACCGGGCGCTGCTGACCGACTTCGACGCCGTGCAGGTCGCGGACCTCGACGCGGTCGCCGACCTCGCCGTCGCCGCGAACCCCGGCCTGCCGCTCGTGCTGCTCGGGCACTCGATGGGCGGGCTGATCGCGACCCGCTACGCGCAGCTGCACGGTGAGCGCCTGCGCGGCCTGATCCTCTCCGGTCCCGCGCTCGGGGCGGAGAACCCGATGTTCGGGCTGCTCGAGCTCGACCCGATCCCGGACGTGCCGCTGGACCCCGCCGTCCTCTCGCGCGACCCGGCGGTCGGGGAGGCGTACGCCGCCGACACGCTCGTCTACCACGGCCCGTTCCAGCGCCCGACGCTCGAGGCGTTCCTGGCGAGCGCGAAGGCGATCGAGGCGGGCCCCGGGTTCGGGGACCTGCCGCTGCTGTACGTGCACGGGACCGAGGACCAGCTCGTGCCCTACCCGCTCGCCCGGGCCGTCGTCGAGCGGCTGCAGGGGCCCGACAGCGAGCACCACGCCTACGAGGGCGCGATGCACGAGGTGCTCAACGAGACGAACAAGGACGAGGTCATCGCCGCGGTGACGGCGTTCGTCGACCGCGTTCTGTGA
- a CDS encoding glycerol-3-phosphate 1-O-acyltransferase, producing MATVTERRSITDPVVLLVDARTPTERELIAAWAGEHHPGAEQLDHDDPGLGRRLERGDDPLVLPVRVTWLPRERDGDRSVRPADLLALTNPHRPWSRLQARIARREPDRVTVTAGEPAHAMDLRRRFRAEAGRPGGGGEALGAFVARQGHLACERAERAIIGDRYKVPRLVAEQITASKVFREKVAELATRLDRPYEEVLAEATDCLQEVAAVQSRLAIDAWRLVMRPLHANAWDVDVDVQSLERLRELNRRHALVFLPSHRSYADPLVLAQVLHDHDFPRNHVLGGANLSFWPIGPLGKRAGLIFIRRTFGDDPVYKLAVREYLAHLAAKRFNVEWYLEGGRTRTGKLRPPKYGLLHYLAQTLQDERVEDVILVPTSMVYDQLQEVGAMAAEQGGATKKGEGLGWLANYIRAQRTNVGRAQVRFGEPFSLRDALAEAGEGRARLEKVAFRICDGINRTTPLASTSFVTLALLGVRDRALTLEQVRRVITPLLEHVEAREIPGQVGELRRPAAVRRVLDALCEAGVAQCFDGGTEPVWQIAPGHHHVAAFYRNGALHHFVVRAIAELALLRAASADPPPQDPIAAATQDALALRDLLKFEFFFGPKERFLQELRAEMAHMDPDWERVPAARLLAGRRTLVADRALRSFVDAQLVVADQLAARDPREGFDRAAFLDTCLGVGRQMLLQGRLHGAESVSQELFASALQLAANRDLVDPGRDEVRVAREAWRDEVRDVVDRLARIGQLDSALLEGVLDDDAA from the coding sequence ATGGCCACCGTCACCGAGCGTCGATCGATCACCGATCCCGTCGTCCTGCTGGTGGACGCGCGGACCCCGACGGAGCGGGAGCTCATCGCCGCCTGGGCGGGCGAGCACCATCCCGGGGCCGAGCAGCTCGACCACGACGACCCCGGGCTCGGCCGCCGGCTGGAGCGCGGGGACGACCCGCTGGTCCTGCCCGTGCGGGTCACCTGGCTGCCGCGCGAGCGCGACGGCGACCGCAGCGTCCGGCCCGCCGACCTGCTCGCCCTGACCAACCCGCACCGTCCCTGGTCGCGGCTGCAGGCGCGGATCGCGCGGCGCGAGCCCGACCGCGTCACCGTGACCGCCGGGGAGCCCGCGCACGCGATGGACCTTCGCCGCCGCTTCCGCGCGGAGGCCGGCCGGCCCGGGGGCGGCGGCGAGGCGCTCGGGGCGTTCGTCGCCCGGCAGGGACACCTCGCCTGCGAGCGGGCCGAGCGCGCGATCATCGGGGACCGCTACAAGGTCCCGCGGCTCGTCGCCGAGCAGATCACCGCGTCGAAGGTCTTCCGCGAGAAGGTCGCCGAGCTCGCCACGAGGCTCGACCGTCCCTACGAGGAGGTGCTCGCCGAGGCGACCGACTGCCTCCAGGAGGTCGCCGCCGTCCAGAGCCGCCTGGCGATCGACGCGTGGCGGCTCGTGATGCGGCCGCTGCACGCCAACGCGTGGGACGTCGACGTCGACGTGCAGAGCCTCGAGCGGCTGCGCGAGCTCAACCGCCGCCACGCGCTCGTGTTCCTCCCCAGCCACCGCTCCTACGCGGACCCGCTGGTCCTCGCCCAGGTCCTGCACGACCACGACTTCCCGCGCAACCACGTCCTCGGCGGCGCGAACCTGTCGTTCTGGCCGATCGGGCCGCTGGGCAAGCGCGCCGGCCTGATCTTCATCCGGCGCACGTTCGGCGACGACCCCGTCTACAAGCTCGCCGTCCGCGAGTACCTCGCGCACCTCGCCGCCAAGCGCTTCAACGTCGAGTGGTACCTCGAGGGCGGCCGCACGCGCACCGGCAAGCTCCGCCCCCCGAAGTACGGGCTCCTGCACTATCTCGCGCAGACGCTGCAGGACGAGCGCGTCGAGGACGTCATCCTCGTGCCGACCTCGATGGTCTACGACCAGCTCCAGGAGGTCGGGGCGATGGCCGCCGAGCAGGGCGGCGCGACGAAGAAGGGCGAGGGCCTGGGCTGGCTGGCGAACTACATCCGCGCCCAGCGCACGAACGTCGGGCGGGCGCAGGTGCGCTTCGGCGAGCCGTTCTCGCTGCGCGACGCGCTCGCGGAGGCCGGCGAGGGCCGCGCCCGCCTCGAGAAGGTCGCGTTCCGCATCTGCGACGGGATCAACCGCACCACGCCGCTGGCGTCGACGTCGTTCGTGACGCTCGCGCTGCTCGGCGTCCGCGACCGGGCGCTGACGCTCGAGCAGGTCCGGCGCGTCATCACGCCGCTGCTCGAGCACGTCGAGGCCCGCGAGATCCCCGGCCAGGTCGGGGAGCTGCGCCGGCCCGCCGCGGTCCGCCGCGTGCTCGACGCGCTCTGCGAGGCCGGGGTCGCCCAGTGCTTCGACGGCGGCACCGAGCCCGTGTGGCAGATCGCCCCCGGCCACCACCACGTCGCGGCCTTCTACCGCAACGGGGCGCTGCACCACTTCGTCGTCCGGGCGATCGCGGAGCTCGCGCTGCTGCGCGCCGCCAGCGCCGACCCGCCGCCGCAGGACCCGATCGCGGCCGCCACGCAGGACGCGCTCGCGCTCCGCGACCTCCTGAAGTTCGAGTTCTTCTTCGGGCCGAAGGAGCGGTTTCTGCAGGAGCTGCGCGCCGAGATGGCCCACATGGACCCGGACTGGGAGCGGGTCCCGGCCGCCCGGCTGCTCGCCGGTCGCCGCACGCTCGTCGCCGACCGGGCGCTGCGCTCGTTCGTCGACGCGCAGCTCGTCGTCGCCGATCAGCTCGCCGCGCGCGACCCGCGCGAGGGCTTCGACCGCGCCGCGTTCCTGGACACCTGCCTGGGCGTCGGACGCCAGATGCTGCTGCAGGGTCGCCTGCACGGTGCCGAGTCCGTCTCCCAGGAGCTGTTCGCCTCCGCGTTGCAGCTCGCCGCCAACCGCGACCTCGTCGACCCGGGCCGCGACGAGGTCCGCGTCGCCCGCGAGGCGTGGCGCGACGAGGTCCGCGACGTCGTCGACCGGCTCGCCCGGATCGGTCAGCTCGACTCCGCCCTGCTGGAGGGGGTGCTCGATGACGACGCCGCTTGA
- a CDS encoding PucR family transcriptional regulator gives MPTSRIARALRAERDDLVAVLLERRVEVPAFAELDDDAVARLGEEVGALVDTLADALDHDRPLDVEDVAVLRPAIEARAARGDWIEQTTRGLRIAQRTIYERVAAIAGETGDPAAVVLVGARLLELMDVAGALAAQAWVEAREVTRSGGTERRRALLDTLLEGGDPELHGLGDLARDLGLVPGASVVAVSARAVTTATAGRTLTSAVGALARAGKPVMLPLAGLVDDEIVIVRPVVAEELDDVVAALERTWRRLADGPVRLALGVSARHALPDGARDAIADARRARARVPTGGGVLALPTLAPLDWMALRAGDTTWTLVPEPLRRFLEEDAADGGQLLHTFASYVASDLNVKVAARRLHVHVNTARYRLGRISERTGLDLRSLDDVIALHVASLLFERRRGD, from the coding sequence GTGCCCACCAGTCGCATCGCCCGCGCGCTCCGCGCCGAGCGCGACGACCTCGTCGCGGTGCTGCTCGAGCGGCGCGTCGAGGTCCCCGCGTTCGCCGAGCTCGACGACGACGCCGTCGCGCGGCTGGGCGAGGAGGTCGGGGCGCTCGTCGACACGCTCGCCGACGCCCTGGACCACGACCGGCCGCTGGACGTCGAGGACGTCGCCGTGCTGCGCCCGGCGATCGAGGCGCGCGCCGCACGCGGCGACTGGATCGAGCAGACGACGCGCGGCCTGCGGATCGCGCAGCGCACGATCTACGAGCGCGTCGCCGCGATCGCCGGGGAGACCGGGGACCCGGCCGCCGTCGTCCTCGTCGGGGCGCGGCTGCTGGAGCTCATGGACGTCGCGGGCGCGCTCGCCGCGCAGGCCTGGGTCGAGGCCCGCGAGGTCACGCGCAGCGGCGGCACCGAACGGCGCCGGGCGCTGCTCGACACGCTGCTGGAGGGCGGCGATCCCGAGCTGCACGGGCTCGGCGACCTCGCGCGCGACCTCGGCCTCGTGCCCGGCGCGTCGGTCGTCGCGGTCAGCGCCCGCGCGGTGACGACCGCGACCGCCGGGCGCACCCTGACCAGCGCGGTCGGCGCGCTCGCGCGCGCGGGCAAGCCCGTGATGCTGCCGCTCGCCGGCCTCGTCGACGACGAGATCGTGATCGTCCGTCCCGTCGTCGCCGAGGAGCTCGACGACGTCGTCGCCGCGCTCGAGCGCACCTGGCGGCGACTCGCCGACGGGCCCGTGCGGCTCGCGCTCGGGGTCAGCGCCCGGCACGCGCTGCCCGACGGGGCCCGCGACGCGATCGCCGACGCCCGCCGCGCCCGGGCCCGCGTGCCGACTGGTGGCGGCGTCCTCGCCCTCCCCACGCTCGCCCCGCTGGACTGGATGGCGCTGCGCGCCGGGGACACGACGTGGACGCTCGTCCCCGAGCCGCTGCGCCGCTTCCTCGAGGAGGACGCCGCCGACGGCGGCCAGCTGCTGCACACGTTCGCCAGCTACGTCGCGAGCGACCTGAACGTCAAGGTCGCCGCGCGCCGCCTGCACGTGCACGTCAACACGGCCCGCTACCGGCTCGGGCGCATCAGCGAGCGCACCGGCCTGGACCTGCGCAGCCTCGACGACGTCATCGCCCTGCACGTCGCGAGCCTGCTGTTCGAGCGCCGCCGCGGCGACTGA
- a CDS encoding NAD(P)H-dependent glycerol-3-phosphate dehydrogenase — protein sequence MSRPVQVTVLGGGSWGTTVASLAAGNTPTLLWARSADTAREINEQHTNSRYLEDRALTPSLRATSDLREAAEHADVLVVGTPSHSIRDVLAEAAPHVRPWVPVLSLAKGLEAGTRLRPTQIIGETLPGHPVGLLAGPNLAREVLDGKAAAAVVALPDAATACALQPLFAAHLFRVYRNEDLLGSELGGVLKNIIAIAAGMAEGLGVGDNTRAMVLTRGLSEITRLGVAMGAQERTFAGLTGLGDLMATCMSPLSRNRRVGEALARDKTLEEITAEMGQVAEGVKTARTVVELAREHDVRMPIAEEVDAVVNDGRHPREAYRGLRRAAAEHEYHEVA from the coding sequence ATGAGCCGGCCGGTGCAGGTGACCGTCCTGGGCGGCGGCTCGTGGGGCACGACCGTCGCGTCGCTGGCGGCGGGCAACACGCCGACGCTGCTGTGGGCGCGCAGCGCCGACACGGCCCGCGAGATCAACGAGCAGCACACGAACTCCCGCTACCTCGAGGACCGGGCGCTGACCCCGTCGCTGCGCGCGACGAGCGACCTGCGCGAGGCCGCCGAGCACGCCGACGTGCTCGTCGTCGGCACCCCGTCGCACAGCATCCGCGACGTGCTCGCCGAGGCGGCCCCACACGTCCGCCCGTGGGTGCCGGTGCTGTCGCTCGCCAAGGGCCTGGAGGCCGGGACGCGGCTGCGCCCGACGCAGATCATCGGCGAGACGCTCCCGGGCCACCCGGTCGGGCTGCTCGCCGGCCCGAACCTCGCCCGTGAGGTCCTCGACGGCAAGGCCGCCGCGGCCGTCGTCGCGCTCCCCGACGCGGCGACCGCGTGCGCGCTGCAGCCGCTGTTCGCCGCCCACCTGTTCCGCGTGTACCGCAACGAGGACCTGCTCGGCAGCGAGCTCGGCGGCGTGCTGAAGAACATCATCGCGATCGCCGCCGGCATGGCCGAGGGCCTCGGCGTCGGCGACAACACGCGGGCGATGGTCCTCACCCGGGGCCTCAGCGAGATCACCCGGCTCGGTGTCGCGATGGGCGCGCAGGAGCGGACGTTCGCCGGCCTCACCGGGCTCGGCGACCTGATGGCGACCTGCATGAGCCCGCTGTCGCGCAACCGGCGCGTCGGCGAGGCGCTGGCCCGTGACAAGACGCTCGAGGAGATCACGGCGGAGATGGGCCAGGTCGCCGAAGGGGTGAAGACCGCGCGCACGGTGGTCGAGCTGGCCCGCGAGCACGACGTGCGCATGCCGATCGCGGAGGAGGTGGACGCCGTCGTCAACGACGGCCGCCACCCGCGCGAGGCCTACCGGGGCCTGCGGCGCGCCGCGGCCGAGCACGAGTACCACGAGGTGGCGTGA
- a CDS encoding wax ester/triacylglycerol synthase family O-acyltransferase, translated as MVSTDDQTWGQAREMNALEALMWRAEGDPRLRSTIVSLELLDTTPDWDRFVAACDWATRLVPRFRQRVVEPALGLGMPAWVVDRDFDLHYHVRRVRLAGDGTWEDALRVAEQIAMTPFDKARSPWEAVLIEGLPDGQCAFLLKLHHSTTDGMGGVQLLGMLHSTTREHNAAKPQPAPLPPERTTSTDVLARQLVKDATAVPRAVAGGLGRLGALRRPDRAARDAAAYASSLQRVLADPDASGSPLLAERSLSWRFATLDVPFAPLRAAAKAVGGSLNDAFLAALLGGYRRYHEGYGMAIGAIPIAVPISVRREGDPAGGNAFAAARLAAPADEPDPVRRMQEIGRMMRVARGERAIAAVGVVAPALSRLPSPLISQLAGNMTKANDLQASNVPGLREERYLAGAKILKAYPFAPLPGCAAMITLLSHLDGCCIGINFDPAAITDEELFVQSLREGFDEVMAVAA; from the coding sequence ATGGTGAGCACCGACGACCAGACCTGGGGCCAGGCCCGGGAGATGAACGCGCTCGAGGCGCTGATGTGGCGCGCCGAGGGCGACCCGCGGCTGCGCTCCACGATCGTGTCGCTGGAGCTGCTGGACACGACCCCGGACTGGGACCGCTTCGTCGCCGCGTGCGACTGGGCGACCCGGCTCGTCCCGCGGTTCCGCCAGCGCGTCGTGGAGCCCGCGCTCGGGCTCGGCATGCCCGCCTGGGTGGTCGACCGCGACTTCGACCTGCACTACCACGTGCGGCGCGTGCGGCTGGCCGGGGACGGCACCTGGGAGGACGCGTTGCGCGTCGCCGAGCAGATCGCCATGACGCCGTTCGACAAGGCGCGGTCCCCCTGGGAGGCGGTGCTGATCGAGGGCCTGCCCGACGGGCAGTGCGCGTTCCTGCTGAAGCTGCACCACTCGACCACCGACGGCATGGGCGGCGTGCAGCTGCTCGGGATGCTGCACTCGACCACGCGCGAGCACAACGCCGCCAAGCCGCAGCCCGCGCCGCTGCCGCCCGAGCGCACGACGTCCACCGACGTGCTCGCCCGGCAGCTCGTGAAGGACGCCACCGCGGTCCCGCGCGCGGTCGCCGGCGGCCTCGGCCGGCTCGGCGCGCTGCGGCGTCCCGACCGGGCGGCGCGCGACGCCGCCGCGTACGCGTCCTCCCTGCAGCGCGTCCTCGCCGACCCGGACGCGTCGGGCTCCCCGCTGCTCGCCGAGCGCAGCCTGTCGTGGCGGTTCGCGACGCTCGACGTGCCGTTCGCGCCGCTGCGGGCGGCGGCCAAGGCGGTCGGCGGGTCGTTGAACGACGCGTTCCTCGCCGCGCTGCTGGGCGGCTACCGCCGCTACCACGAGGGCTACGGGATGGCGATCGGCGCGATCCCGATCGCGGTCCCGATCTCCGTGCGCCGCGAGGGCGACCCGGCGGGCGGCAACGCGTTCGCCGCCGCCCGCCTGGCCGCCCCGGCCGACGAGCCCGACCCGGTCCGCCGGATGCAGGAGATCGGGCGGATGATGCGCGTCGCCCGGGGGGAGCGCGCGATCGCCGCGGTCGGCGTCGTCGCCCCGGCGCTGTCGCGGCTGCCGTCCCCGCTGATCTCCCAGCTCGCCGGGAACATGACGAAGGCCAACGACCTGCAGGCCTCCAACGTGCCCGGGCTGCGCGAGGAGCGCTACCTCGCGGGCGCGAAGATCCTCAAGGCGTACCCGTTCGCGCCGCTCCCGGGCTGCGCGGCGATGATCACGCTGCTGTCGCACCTGGACGGCTGCTGCATCGGGATCAACTTCGACCCCGCGGCGATCACCGACGAGGAGCTGTTCGTGCAGAGCCTCCGGGAGGGGTTCGACGAGGTCATGGCGGTCGCCGCGTGA
- a CDS encoding glycerol-3-phosphate 1-O-acyltransferase, with protein sequence MTVVALPDRPGAARRPGAIVLTDARTDAERDRVAAWARETHPGAPVVHQASPTLPRLLREAGDPLLVPARVTWMPPEPVPGARPRIGELLLLADPGGPLRRLHGIAARRNPDRARVVAGEPAHLRDLQRRFRAEAGRAGSDDELAAFVARQATLAAERAERAVIGDRYKVPRLVAEQITASGVVRERVTALAHELERSPESVMEELTGCLAELATVQSRLGEQLYRVLLSPMHSRAWTVDVDVDSLERLREANRGAALVFLPSHRSYVDPLVLNQVMHDHDFPRNHLLGGDNMSFGPIGALGKRAGVIFIRRSFGSDRVYKLAVREYLGHLVAKRFNLEWYPEGGRTRTGKLRPPRLGLLHYLTAAVEEGRAPDVLLVPTSIVYDQLHEIGATAAEQTGAQKRREGMGWMVDYVRAQRTNMGKARVRFGEPVSLKATLDGVGDGAARLHKVGFAVMDGINRATPVTSTSLVGFAMLGVRDRALTLRELQALLAPLLDHLERADTLRTVDELRRPAALRATLDALTEAGIVRCYDAGLEPVWKVDPDRHHEAAFYRNGALHHLVHRAIVELALLAVAREQPAGDPIQAAFEDALAIRDLLKFEFFFPEKDQFRDNLYRELDLIDPDWRDHVADTEVARAMLRRTGTLTAHRALRSFFDAQLVVARRLAEREPREPVQRDAFLQECVRVGRQLQLQGLVHGPESVSRELYGAALDLAANRDLVDPGREALRRGREAFLAEIEEVLDRVRRIGEIDDELLQDALAQA encoded by the coding sequence GTGACCGTCGTCGCCCTGCCCGACCGGCCGGGCGCGGCCCGCCGTCCGGGCGCGATCGTCCTCACCGACGCCCGCACCGACGCCGAGCGCGACCGCGTCGCCGCGTGGGCGCGCGAGACGCACCCGGGCGCCCCGGTCGTGCACCAGGCCAGCCCGACGCTGCCACGGCTGCTGCGCGAGGCGGGCGACCCGCTGCTCGTGCCCGCGCGCGTCACCTGGATGCCGCCGGAGCCCGTGCCCGGCGCCCGCCCGCGGATCGGCGAGCTGCTGCTGCTCGCGGACCCGGGCGGACCGCTGCGGCGGCTGCACGGCATCGCCGCCCGCCGCAACCCGGACCGGGCGCGCGTCGTCGCCGGCGAGCCCGCGCACCTGCGGGACCTGCAGCGCCGCTTCCGGGCGGAGGCGGGCCGTGCCGGCAGCGACGACGAGCTCGCCGCGTTCGTCGCGCGGCAGGCGACGCTCGCCGCCGAGCGGGCCGAGCGCGCGGTCATCGGGGACCGCTACAAGGTCCCGCGGCTCGTCGCCGAGCAGATCACCGCCTCGGGGGTCGTGCGCGAGCGGGTGACGGCCCTCGCCCACGAGCTCGAGCGCAGCCCGGAGTCGGTGATGGAGGAGCTGACCGGCTGCCTCGCCGAGCTCGCGACCGTCCAGTCCCGTCTGGGCGAGCAGCTCTACCGGGTGCTGCTGAGCCCGATGCACTCGCGCGCCTGGACCGTCGACGTCGACGTCGACTCGCTCGAGCGCCTGCGCGAGGCCAACCGCGGCGCGGCGCTCGTCTTCCTGCCCTCGCACCGCTCCTACGTCGATCCCCTGGTCCTCAACCAGGTGATGCACGACCACGACTTCCCGCGCAACCACCTGCTCGGCGGCGACAACATGTCCTTCGGGCCGATCGGCGCGCTGGGCAAGCGCGCGGGGGTGATCTTCATCCGCCGCAGCTTCGGCAGCGACCGCGTGTACAAGCTCGCGGTCCGCGAGTACCTCGGGCACCTCGTCGCCAAGCGCTTCAACCTCGAGTGGTACCCGGAGGGCGGCCGCACCCGGACCGGCAAGCTGCGCCCGCCGCGCCTCGGGCTGCTGCACTACCTGACCGCGGCCGTCGAGGAGGGCCGCGCCCCCGACGTGCTGCTCGTGCCGACCTCGATCGTCTACGACCAGCTGCACGAGATCGGCGCGACCGCCGCCGAGCAGACCGGTGCGCAGAAGCGCCGCGAGGGCATGGGCTGGATGGTCGACTACGTCCGCGCGCAGCGCACGAACATGGGCAAGGCGCGCGTGCGCTTCGGCGAGCCGGTGTCGCTGAAGGCGACCCTGGACGGGGTCGGGGACGGCGCCGCCCGCCTGCACAAGGTCGGCTTCGCGGTCATGGACGGGATCAACCGGGCGACGCCCGTGACCTCCACGTCGCTCGTCGGCTTCGCGATGCTCGGCGTGCGCGACCGGGCGCTGACGCTGCGCGAGCTGCAGGCCCTGCTCGCGCCGCTGCTCGACCACCTCGAGCGCGCGGACACGCTGCGCACCGTCGACGAGCTGCGCCGACCCGCCGCGCTGCGCGCGACGCTCGACGCCCTGACCGAGGCCGGGATCGTCCGCTGCTACGACGCCGGGCTCGAGCCGGTGTGGAAGGTCGACCCCGACCGCCACCACGAGGCGGCCTTCTACCGCAACGGGGCGCTGCACCATCTCGTGCACCGGGCGATCGTCGAGCTGGCGCTGCTGGCGGTGGCGCGCGAGCAGCCCGCCGGCGACCCGATCCAGGCGGCATTCGAGGACGCGCTGGCGATCCGCGACCTCCTGAAGTTCGAGTTCTTCTTCCCGGAGAAGGACCAGTTCCGCGACAACCTCTACCGCGAGCTCGACCTCATCGACCCAGACTGGCGCGACCACGTCGCCGACACCGAGGTGGCGCGCGCGATGCTGCGCCGCACCGGCACGCTGACCGCGCACCGCGCGCTGCGGTCGTTCTTCGACGCGCAGCTCGTCGTGGCGCGACGGCTGGCCGAGCGCGAGCCGCGCGAGCCGGTGCAGCGCGACGCGTTCCTGCAGGAGTGCGTGCGCGTCGGCCGCCAGCTGCAGCTGCAGGGTCTCGTCCACGGCCCCGAGTCCGTGTCCCGCGAGCTCTACGGCGCGGCGCTCGACCTCGCCGCCAACCGCGACCTCGTCGACCCCGGCCGCGAGGCGCTGCGCCGCGGCCGCGAGGCGTTCCTCGCCGAGATCGAGGAGGTCCTCGACCGCGTGCGGCGGATCGGCGAGATCGACGACGAGCTGCTGCAGGACGCGCTCGCGCAGGCCTGA